TTCAATAAACATGTATAAGCCGAGTTTAGTTCatacaatttaataatttgtgaAATATTGAATTAGCCCTAGTCCTTCATGAAAATTTCCCTTAATAATTCTTGAATTTTGACAAAGACTTTTTAaccttctaattttatttcccttttttttttaaatgcatgCCTTGGTCCCCCCCCCCAATTTGAATTCTGTGAATGGCTTTGCTGCTGGCTTGCTGATTTTTCTCATGGTATTTTCTGTGTTAATTTTGCTTAATTTGCTCAAAATGGAGTGATATCCAAATAAAAGATCTTTTACTGTGATATCTAATGCTAGCAGGGTAGGCTACTTAACTTGAACATAATTGCTGCTGAGCTTGTTATTCCTTCTCTCGAAAGCAGAGAATGAATCTGAGTAATTAGCCCACTTGCACTTAATGGTGGAATCAggcaaaaatatattttattatctgCTTGTGGCTGTCTACTCTCCATTTAGCTTTATAAATCATAGTAAGAACCTCTCTTTGAATTTGCAGGTATGGCTTTATAACATTGGATTGGGAAGTCTAGTTTATACAGTGGAAAAGGAATGTGATGGTTCTGGTGAAGACCCAACCTGCTCCCGGTATGCATTTTCCTCTTCTGCAACCTTAGTATCAATCGAGTTTTCTTGCTTCAGTGTTGCTTAAATAATCATTTCTCGAATTGAATTAAAGTTTTTATGCTTATTGGAATTtatgaagctttaaagtccaaACATCTGATCAAAGTCATTCAGGGTTTTGAAAGATTTAAGTTGTTCCacttggttgctgagaaagaaattaaaattttctcgtcttttcatccATATTCTCTGTAAAGCAAGTGGAGCTTTAGATTGACAGTTTGCCATTCGAGAAGATGAATTTGTCCATGGAAATTTGTGCAAGTTGGAAAGAGTTTTATCAACCTTAGATCTTCCAGGCTTCTAAGGACTCTCTACTTCGATAATTTTATGCAGGTCGGTGGCAGGGAACAGCATTGCAGACCATTTAGAGTACTATGGTGTTATATTACATTCCGAGTCATGGAACTCATGCAGAATAGTGATGGACCCTCTTGTAAATGAGTACATTGCAACAGATGCTGATGGAAATTTTAGATTGTCAAAGGATCCTGCCGTGTCTGTAATAAAAATGAACACAAGGTCAGGTAATGGGGGCAACTCTGTTTAGATTTTTAGGGAAGCATGGTTTACAAGTTGGCTGAGGGAGGTCAAATAACCCGGTGGAATTCTTTGTCTAGAGCAGTTGTAGATCAACTGATGAATATCGTTGCAGTAGGCCTGGGCTGGGAAGGAGAGCGAAGTGTGTATAGTTGCTAAAATGTGTACATGATCATACATGTTAATATGAAGTACTATGATTATGAAAGTGAAATGCTTTCTGATTATTTTTGTTACAACCTCATGCTCATGGATGCCACATTTGGGTCGTTTTCTGTTGTTGTATTGGACATGTGTGATGGAAAAATGCAAACACAAAACCCTAGTAAAGCCCCAGTGTGATCTCACCCAGGTTAAAACACCTTTCCTTTTATTTGAAGTTGGAAATTCTGTGAGGAGACTTTTCCTTACTAGTGGAAGCcaaattgctttaaaaaaaaatgatttttttttaggttatgtttggttaggatagttttttggaaaatgtgaatgaaaataaataaataaaatgaaataaaaagtaaagaaaaataataataaaatgtttaaatttaataaattgtttttatatgtttttttaaacttgttttggGATCCgtagaattttttaaaagtgtctatagttttaaaaacacttaaaagtgtttttaaggtcAAAAATAggtgtttgataatattttgaaaaacacgtttaaaattttcttttactttcaatttctttctcactcttcttttcatttttcactttcctttcataatttttttaaacaatacaGTAAatgtttatgtattttttttttataataaaagtttttggtttattataattttttttttgtaataaatattatttttaataatttattattattaaaagtgtttttatacttGTACAATATATCATAAAGAGCATTATTATAATCACTTTTTCAGAttatcataaaaacatttttcctaTAAGTactgtaaaataaaatatttataataaaaacactttcactaaaaataGTGTCAAacttgcttttatttatttatctcaatGAGTTTATAACAAGATTCATaaatcatttaaatatatataaattttaatttaatttaatttttttataatgaaactaGACttgaaaaaaccatttttcttaagaTTTATTTTCCTAATATATTTTAGGAATCAAATATAgctgaaataatttattaattttaaatttattttttcttcttttttattgttttattttaaaaaaaattttattttatctcattCCCCTTAAATTTCTTGATAACCAAACGgagtcaataattttttaaagatttctCGCTAGACTTTTGATTTAAGTGAAAGATTTGTTTTCAAGCATTGGGAAGTGATTCTACATCTCTTAATTTAAATTACTGAACGGCTTTAAGCGTGGAATTCTATTTCTTATTAAACCAGAAAGTTCAAGAATAAATCAACAATGTGTTTGCAATGGCTGCTACATGATTgatctgaaaaaaaaatgatggatataCTGAATAAACAGTAAGTAAAATCCAGAGAGTAACTTAATGCGATCAATGTCTATCCCCGTTTCGTATTCTGATCTTCATTGGACGAATCAGTAAAATTTTCCTGTAGAACAAACACCTCTCTTCATTCAGTTTCTGCTATACCCCAATCAGTAACCTTCAATTGATGAACATATTTGCAACAAAGTCATGAAGAAAACTCATACCTCACGAGCGTTAGCAGTTTTCTATTCAATGCTCCAAAACCTTTGTTTGGGGTGTCACCAATTCTGATTCTTTGATAAAATTCTCTTCTTTCACGTCTCTGGGTTCTTCTTCTGTACATGCAAAAGCTAAATGAACAAGCAGAGCCATTGATATAAGGCTTAGTTGAATTGTCAATTTTAAGGTCACAAACCATTAATTTTCTCTGTTTCGGCTTTCATTTCCTCAACACTATCCTCTGTTGTCTCCTTGCTGAACACATTAATCTCCTTACCTGCAGCTTCATTGGGTGGCGATGAATACTCGGACCTTTCTTCAATAGCAATGGCATCGATGGATTCATTGTCCTTTCTGGACGAGAAATAATGATTTGGTGACTCTCTAGATATGGATCTCTCCATTTCCTTCTCCTTCTGCTCCCCCTCGTTACCCTCCCTTTCCCCATCCAATTCTCTGGTCTCTCCCTCCTTTCCATTCACCGTCACAGCATCATCACCCTCTGCTGCCGCCTCCTCCAAACCACCACTCTTATCATCGGGTCGGGTTTCTGGTGGGGCAATGCGCTTGGGATCGGCATTGGATTTCTTGCTCTGGGAGATGGTATTGCCGGTGACTACATCCAGCTTTGATTCTCTGCAGCCCATTATTGTGAAGATtaagagagagacagagagggagagggagagagaaagaaattgGAGTAAGGAGAGGGTCGATGATGGTGAGGGAGATAAAGGAAGAGAGGTTGatggttttgttttttggttttttctgtTGGAGGAGCCGTTGCATGGATGGGTGTATTATTTTGGTGCGTATTTCTTACGAGGAGCCGTTTTTCCGTTGTGGGTTTAAGGTTAATATGGCGTCTGTTGGGCTTGTCGGCATGGGTGTGTATTTTTgggtaatttaaaaataaatgaatttcttatattttatttttttaaatatttctcataataaaataaaattttttaaaataattttcttttccctttttctattTATCCACGTGGCAAGAGATCATCACATACTTGTGTAgcttgttttttcttatttttgattCAGTTAATGTGGGCTACGAATTTGGGTAGAAGACGTCAGTGGGAAAGAACAGTTCCTGAGAAGCCCCGGGGGTGGTGGCGTCAACCGTGAATCAATGCCGCCGTCCATATCCGGAGAATTGTGAAAGAAGGCAGACCACTGCGCTTGAAAAGAAGGAAGCGTTGAGATTTGGGCTGGGCTGCGTCCAGGTTGACCCCACTCCCGATATCAACTGATTCCTATTAGTGACGACTGATGAGGTCTTCAAATTTTGATGGCTTCTAAACGATGCAAACTCACTCAAGTCAGAACCAAtaaattcttcatttcttttatttgctaTGAAATGAatgacataaaaaattaaaaattgtaacAGGACCATGAGTCAGCCAGAGAAGTCTAGAAGCGATCATGTGATGCACTGAAATTGGAAGGGAATGAGAAGTGAGATAATAATAGAGACAAGGTACGAAGGTGCCACATGAGGCTACTCTCGACTCCAGGGCAAGCCAAGAATAAAATAAACGAGTCCTCCAACTGTTCGATGAAATGCCCAAAAGAcattttgcttttgcttttttggCTTTTGGGTTATGGGGAAATCCAATTCGCCGATTTCACGGCGCGCTGTCGCTTTCCCCCCAAGTCACTGCACCACGCCACCTTATCTCCTCCTCCTCCGCCGATGCCTCCCCCCCTTACATTATTTACTCTCACCATTACTGCTACAAGTAGTAATTtctatattataataataaattaataagaatatattattgtatttatGAGTTATGGGAATGGGAATAAATATAAACTATAAGCACATCATTCGATCCATTTCATTATCATCAACAACAGTAACAACCCAATCTTTTCCAAATCAGGCAAATCTTCTGGTTGAGCTTTTCCTTGGCTCTTCTTTCCAAACCTCATGGAAGGCTCTGCTGATGAACGTCTTGATTTTGGGAAGATGGGTTTTGGGTACTTTTCGTTtttcgttttttattttttattttttctcgtCTCTCGTATGGTATCTCCATTTGGTAGCtgagaaagaaggaaaacagATTTCCGGGTCTTAGTTGGGTGGAGGGTTTTTCCTTGTCCTGCCTTTTTTGGGTTTATAGATTCTTGAATGATGATGTATTTTGAGATTTGGAAGTACGTTTGATTTTGTTAATTCGCAGTCACCAAACggaactttattttttattttattctttggtGGTTGGGAAATGTGGGTTTTGATTTCTGATTAATGGGTTTTTGATAGGTGCAAGCATTACAGAAGAAGATGCAGAATTCGTGCTCCCTGCTGCAACGAGATCTTTCCTTGCCGCCATTGTCACAACGAGGCCACGGTAGTTAGACCTTCTTTTTGATCTGgggcttttttatttttctcatttatttgattcattatagCATGTTGAGAAATCCTTTAAATCCTTATTGTATATGTGTAGCTCAAACTGTAAACATATGAACCCTTTTCTGATATGGATATTCGTTTTAACTTTTTTCCTCTTATTTGATTCATTAGAGCATGTTGAGAAACCCCTTTGATCGGCACGAACTAGTTCGGCATGATGTTAAACAAGTAGGTTAATTCAGGAGACAAAAAATTCTTCTCTCAGTTTATGTTTATTCACTTGTCTATTTCCATTTTTGGATTGCTCAAATCAGCAATGAAGAGACATAGAACTTTTATTGATGTTTCAGGTGATATGTGCAGTTTGTGACACAGAGCAGCCTGTGAGTCTGTTTGTGGATTTGTAAATATAAACTTCCTTGATATGACTATATTCAAAATAACAATTAGTTACAAGGGTACCTTTGGCAATTTTCAGGTTGCTCAAGTTTGTACAAATTGTGGCGTCAATATGGGGGAATATTTCTGTGAAGTGTGCAAATTCTATGATGATGATGTAATGCAACATGATCATATTGAGCCATCAAAATATTGACAAAAGcaaaataattattgttatcTTGCCTCTTTAGAGTTCTTGATTACTTCACCTTTTAGCTTCATATGTAGTCAGATGATGGTTTGAAATTTGGATATGATCTTTGGTAGTCCTATTATGTTTTCTTCTGTGCTAAGCACTATTGCACTCATTGCAGACTACGAAAGGGCAGTTTCACTGTGATGACTGTGGGATCTGTAGGTTAGTGAGCAGAGTATGATTATTCTTCTGTTTCTAGATGACTTATAAATGTCTTCCAGTTAGCTATATCAAATGTTGTTCTGATCtgaattataatatttcaatCAGAGTTGGAGGTCGTGATAAATTCTTTCACTGCAAGAAGTGTGGTATGAATCACTACTTTTGTGTTTTACATTTAAACTTATCATTTTGATGAACTTAGTTgatgtatatttttttcaacaatCTTGTCAAACAATAGCAATGCTAgttcttcctttcttcttctttttcttatgtTCCTTAATTTGTTTTCTGTAGATCAGAAGGTTGCAATCTTCTGTGTTTTGTTTTGCAtcttaattatttcatatttttattagctTCCACCATCCTTTAGTTTCTAGTTCCCTGGGAATTGAATTTTTAGGCAGTAAATAAAGTTTAGGACACTGTATAAACAGACATGGTCTTAAATTTTTTGCTTCTATGTACATTACCTTTAAGGCTTAGGTGGAAGTGATAATCTTCTTGAGTCTTGTTTCTTATGTGAAATCTTAAATATGGAAGCATACCAATGATGGTTGTTGATTCAACCAATTGCGAGTGGATGGGTAATTTTTCTGTAGATGAATCGATACTGCTGATCAATGTGTGATATAGGCATACTTCATTATTCCCAcgtttctaaatttttttaggcATCTTACCTCCCATATGGTCTTCATGCATGAATGATTCCTGTTGGAGCTGGCCACCACTCAGAAGGAAAGGCTCCAACCACAAGAAACAATCTCAATTCTACCATATATGTCTAAAATGCCAGTTCTATTTTATCATCTTCCttttttatgctattctatttTTGTAATTGGTATACCATGTTTTTCGTACTTACTTTCTAAAGAAATTCGGTCATGTTGCTGTTTTAAATTCTCACTTGAAACCCTTTTTGTTATGACATACAGTTGCTATTTCCAGGAAAATTACCTCATGGATTTGTTCAGACCTGCCTTTATCCTAGAACTGATAATGGATTTACCCTTTCTCCAATGCCAACTTTGGGCATAATAGCTCTCTATCTTCTTATGTACTCTCTTGTAAAGGACCTTATTGCATTAGAGTTTTCATCCTTGTGATGGAAAATGTTTGGGGTAAGTCATTGCTTGAAGACACTGAATAGGTTATTGTTGTGGCTACAACAATGATATGTATGATATGTTATTTTCTATACTTTGCTTCTTCATTT
This region of Vitis vinifera cultivar Pinot Noir 40024 chromosome 5, ASM3070453v1 genomic DNA includes:
- the LOC104879238 gene encoding uncharacterized protein LOC104879238 isoform X1, which produces MGCRESKLDVVTGNTISQSKKSNADPKRIAPPETRPDDKSGGLEEAAAEGDDAVTVNGKEGETRELDGEREGNEGEQKEKEMERSISRESPNHYFSSRKDNESIDAIAIEERSEYSSPPNEAAGKEINVFSKETTEDSVEEMKAETEKINEEEPRDVKEENFIKESELVTPQTKVLEH
- the LOC104879238 gene encoding uncharacterized protein LOC104879238 isoform X2 — translated: MGCRESKLDVVTGNTISQSKKSNADPKRIAPPETRPDDKSGGLEEAAAEGDDAVTVNGKEGETRELDGEREGNEGEQKEKEMERSISRESPNHYFSSRKDNESIDAIAIEERSEYSSPPNEAAEEEPRDVKEENFIKESELVTPQTKVLEH
- the LOC100261415 gene encoding E3 ubiquitin-protein ligase MIEL1 isoform X7 — translated: MPKRHFAFAFLAFGLWGNPIRRFHGALSLSPQVTAPRHLISSSSADASPPYIIYSHHYCYKCKHYRRRCRIRAPCCNEIFPCRHCHNEATSMLRNPFDRHELVRHDVKQVICAVCDTEQPVAQVCTNCGVNMGEYFCEVCKFYDDDTTKGQFHCDDCGICRVGGRDKFFHCKKCGCCYSVGLRDNHSCVENSMRHHCPICYEYLFDSLKDTTVMVCGHTMHCECYNEMILLSNMLQVCKRYD
- the LOC100261415 gene encoding E3 ubiquitin-protein ligase MIEL1 isoform X1 produces the protein MPKRHFAFAFLAFGLWGNPIRRFHGALSLSPQVTAPRHLISSSSADASPPYIIYSHHYCYKCKHYRRRCRIRAPCCNEIFPCRHCHNEATSMLRNPFDRHELVRHDVKQVICAVCDTEQPVAQVCTNCGVNMGEYFCEVCKFYDDDTTKGQFHCDDCGICRVGGRDKFFHCKKCGCCYSVGLRDNHSCVENSMRHHCPICYEYLFDSLKDTTVMVCGHTMHCECYNEMVSHDKYCCPICSKSVRDMTRTWKRIDEEIEATIMPEDYQHKKVWILCNDCNDTTEVFYHIIGQKCSHCKSYNTRIVAPPVLPQ
- the LOC100261415 gene encoding E3 ubiquitin-protein ligase MIEL1 isoform X2; translation: MPKRHFAFAFLAFGLWGNPIRRFHGALSLSPQVTAPRHLISSSSADASPPYIIYSHHYCYKCKHYRRRCRIRAPCCNEIFPCRHCHNEATSMLRNPFDRHELVRHDVKQVICAVCDTEQPVAQVCTNCGVNMGEYFCEVCKFYDDDTTKGQFHCDDCGICRVGGRDKFFHCKKCGCCYSVGLRDNHSCVENSMRHHCPICYEYLFDSLKDTTVMVCGHTMHCECYNEMIEATIMPEDYQHKKVWILCNDCNDTTEVFYHIIGQKCSHCKSYNTRIVAPPVLPQ